The sequence TTCCACGAAACCGATGATGGAGATCAGCAGCGCCGGGATGAAGAGCTGCTGGATCAGCGACAGGTCGGTCGACGGCACGGCGAAGGGCGGCAGGCCGGAGGGGATTGCGCCGGTGATGTTCACCCCGCGCGCGGCAAGGTCGAAGGCCATTACCGCGAGGATGCTCACGGCCACGGCCGCCACCGGCCCCGCCTTGGCGGCGATGTCCGCGGCGCGGGCGCCCATGCCGAACTTCATCAACAGCGGCTTCAGGCCCTTGCGCACCCAGAACAGGAAGATCACCGCCGGCACGCCGACAGCCAGCGTCCAGACATTTACCTCGCCGAGGGCGGAAAACAGCGAGCCGAGCATCTCGGGCCAGGTGTCGCCGCCGCCGCGCACGCCGAGGATATGGCGCAGCTGGCTGGTGGCGATGAGGATGCCGCTGGCGGTGATGAAGCCACTGATGACCGGGTGCGACAGCAGGTTCGCGAGAAAGCCCATGCGCAGCACGCCCAGCACGAACAGCATCACGCCCGACAGGGCGGCCAGGGTAATCGCCGCTTCGAGATATTCCGCGCTTCCCTGCGCCGCCACCGCGCCTGCGGCACTGGCCGTCATCAGCGAGATCACGGCGACCGGCCCCACCGCCAGCGTGCGGCTGGTGCCGAAAATGGCGTAAGCCACCAGCGGCAGGATCGAGGCGTAGAGACCCACGACCGGGGGCAGGCCCGCCAGCAGCGCATAGGCAAGGCTTTGCGGGATCAGCATGATGGTAACGATCACCGCCGCCACCAGGTCGCTGGTCAGCACCTGGCCGTTATAGGTCTTGCCCCATTCCAGGATCGGGAAATAGCGCGCTAGCATGGGCGACTAGATCGCCATGCCCAGCGGTTTGGCCAGCCATTCGCGGCCCTTGAGCATGAAGTGCCAATAGACGCTTGGCAGGACATTGGCTTTCAGGTGCCAGGCGGCCTTGCTCGGCTTGGTGCCATCGATAACCCAGCTGGGGAACGACGGCAGCAGCTTGCCGCCATAGCCGAATTCGGCGAGCACGATCTTGCCGCGCTCCACCGTCAGCGGGCAGGAACCATAGCCGTCATAGCTGACGTTCGGTTCCTTGCCTTCGAGTACGTTGAGCGCGTTCACGGCCACGACCGGTGCCTGCTTGCGCGCGGCTGCCATGGTCTTGGCATTGGGCGTGCTGCTGCAATCGCCCAGCGCGAAGACATCGGGATAGCGGGTGTGGCGCAGCGTGTGCTGGTCCACCTCGGCATAGCCGGCCTCGTTCGCCAGCGGGCTGGCGGCGACCACGGCATTGCCTTCCTGCGGCGGCACGACATGGATCATGTCGAACTCGCGCTCCACCTCGCCCTGGTCGGTGGCGAACCAGGCCTTCCGGGTCGGTCCGTCGATGCGCACCAGGTTGCTGCCGAAGTTGAGGTTGGCCCCGTAGCGTTCGACATATTGCATCAGGGCGGGGACATAGTCGGCCACGCCGAACAGCACCGCGCCCTGGTTGTGGAACTCCACCTCGATATCCGGCAGCACGCCGCGGTGCTCCCATTCGGAGCAGGACAGGTACATCGCCTTCTGCGGCGCACCCGCACATTTGATCGGCATGGGCGGCTGGGTGAAGATGGCGCGGCCCTTGTCCAGGTGATGCACCAGCTCCCAGGTATAGGGCGCCAGGTCATAGCGGTAGTTGGAGGTGACACCG is a genomic window of Aurantiacibacter sp. MUD11 containing:
- a CDS encoding bifunctional protein tyrosine phosphatase family protein/NAD(P)/FAD-dependent oxidoreductase → MDITRIDEAISVTGQVLPKEVQALADAGFRTIICNRPDGEDPGQPDFASVAAAAQACGLEVRHIPVDDAHPIDMQKGDFARAMHDLPGPVLAYCRTGNRSGKIYQASRSIAAQAGKERTMTTEKSHHQIVIAGGGSAGIATAASLLAREPDLDIAIIEPREVHYYQPGWTMVGGGVFPKEATYRPEAVVMPDGVTWLKAEVTGFDPDNKAVLYGDGGKVTYDLLIVALGNRLAWEKIEGLEETLGKNGVTSNYRYDLAPYTWELVHHLDKGRAIFTQPPMPIKCAGAPQKAMYLSCSEWEHRGVLPDIEVEFHNQGAVLFGVADYVPALMQYVERYGANLNFGSNLVRIDGPTRKAWFATDQGEVEREFDMIHVVPPQEGNAVVAASPLANEAGYAEVDQHTLRHTRYPDVFALGDCSSTPNAKTMAAARKQAPVVAVNALNVLEGKEPNVSYDGYGSCPLTVERGKIVLAEFGYGGKLLPSFPSWVIDGTKPSKAAWHLKANVLPSVYWHFMLKGREWLAKPLGMAI